The genomic window CTCATCGTTTCGTCTCCATGAATGTTTTTTTGTTTTTTTTGTTACGTTGCCGCAGGCGAGTTCTTGTTCGGTCGCGCCCCGCGGTTCTCGTACTGTTTTTGCTTGGTTGTTGCAGCGCTGTCGTTGTTGCGGCGTCGTGTTTGTTTTGTATCGCTTTCTTGTATTGCTTTCTTGTTGTGGTCTGCCTTGTGTTTTGTGATGTCTTTGGGCGGTCTTCTGCGGGAGCGTTGCGTTGTCTTCAGCAGGTTGTGTCTCTTCCCGAGCGTTTTTGTTAGAACTCGTCCATGTCTTCGAGCTTGTCCAAGTAGCCTTGTTGTTTGAGAAAGCTTACTTGTGTTGGGCGGTACTTGAAGATGATATCGCCTCGCTCGTCCCCTCCAAATTCCCAGGGCTCTACCAGGACGAAATCGCCTTCCCGCACCCACAGTCTGCGCTTGAGCCTGCCAGGTATGCGACACACGCGTGTCTTGCCGTCTAAGCAGCGCACGTGGCATCGGCTTCCGCCTAGTCGGCTTTCTAAAACGCCGATGGTTTGGTTGCCCCGTGGGAGTTTTGCGCGGCGTATTTCTTCTTGTTCTGCCTGGGCTCGTTCCTGGGCGAGTTTTTCTTTTTTGCTCATAGTGGTAAGGATTTTGTTTTGTCAGGGTCTTTCGTTGTTGATGTCCCCAGCGGTGCTGCTGGTATGACAGCCCTTTTCAGAAAGGAGGGTTGTTTAAAAATGTATCGGTGGTTTCTTGACGATATTCTTAGGAAGGGGCGTTTCTCCAGCGTCTTTTTTCGCGTGCGTCCTCAGCCAGGTGTTGAAGACGCTTATCATACGGCGTGAGACGATTGAAACAAACTATTGGAAGAGAAGAGAGAACGAGTGTGAAGACGTGAAGAAGTAGTTACAACAAAGGGTTGCCAACAAAAAAACAAACACAGAACAACAAAAAGGTAAACACAAAACAACAACAAAACGAACACAAAGAAAAACAGTTGCAACAGGAAAGCAACAGGAGAGCGCCCCCTCCTCGTATCCAAAGTGTATCATCCGGAGCATCTAAGAAAAATGTTTATATAGGGGTATGGGCTGGAAGGGCGGTATGTTCGTTCCTCGCCCGTTTGGGAAGTTTGCCTCGACATCTGCTCCTTCCTTCTGGGTGTTCATCTTCACCGCTGTTCTCGCTCTCTCCTTTCTTGTTTTCATTGAAACGCGTGTTGAGACGCAAATAAGCCTGGCAACGTGGGAAGAGCAGAGCGCTTTGCCATTGTGGAGAGCGCAGAGGTCGTTTGGACTTGCCATCCAGGGTGCTGCGCGTGATGTGGTGCAGAGCGCTGGAGGGGCGCCGCTGCCCGGCAGTGTTGGTGCAGGTCTTGGTGCTGACCTCGTGAAGGCCGCGCCCCGCAACGCGGTTGGTGGCGCCGTTGCGAGTGTTGATGCGAAGCAGGTGCTGGTTCAATTCAGCGAGGAAGGGTTGGTTGAGCAGGGCGTTGATGGGTCTGTTCGGTTCGCCAGCGCTGCGCTGGAAGCCCTTCGCGAGCGGTTCGGCCTAGGCGGAGGAGAGCGCGTGTCGCCACAGACAGCAACGTTTTCATTTTCAGTACAGGATCCCGGCAGGGTGGAAGAAGCGGTTGCCGCGTTTAACGCGCTACGGGGGGGTGGCGAAGTAGTTTTTGCAGAGCCGGACTACCCCGTCACGGCGGCGGTTGTGCCGAACGATGAGTATTTTCCTCTGCAGTGGGGGTTGCGGCGCGTGAATGCCACGGCGGCGTGGGATGTCGAGACGGGCTCTCCTCTCGTCATCGTGGCCGTGCTGGACAGCGGCGTTGACCTCGACCATCCCGAGTTCTCCTCACTCCTGTGGCGAAATCTTGGAGAGGTTGCTGGCAACGGGGTTGATGATGACGCGAACGGCTTTGTAGACGATGTTCAGGGGTGGAACTTCGTGGTTAATTCCTCCGATGTTGACGATGACTTCGAGCACGGCACCATGGTTGCGGGTGTCGTCGCCGCGGTGACGAATAATAACAAGGGCATTGCGGGGACGTGTTGGTCTTGCAAGCTCATGGTCGTGAAAACCCTGGACGCGACAGGTGTCGGGACGGTGAGCAGCGCGGCGAGGAGTATCTGGTATGCCACTGAGAACGGTGCTGATATCATCGTAGCGAGCTGGACAACGCAGGAGAGTTCTGTGCTTCGCGAAGCCGTCGATGCGGCGGCGGCGAAGGGAGTGGTCATAGTCGCAGCTGCGGGGAATGATAACACGCCTACCCTGCAGTACCCTGCTAGTTATGAGCGCGTGGTTAAAGTGGCCGGGACGAATAGTCAGGATGGGCGCGCGAATGAGGCGGGGTGGGGAAGTTCGTTTGGTTCTGACACTGACCTCGCCGCGCCGAGTACCGGCATTGTTTCCACGTATCCTGGCGGCATTTATGTCAACGCGTCGGGGACGTCGCTGGCGGCGCCGTTCGTTGCGGGGGCTGCTGCGCTCGCGAAAGCGCATCGTCCCGTCTTGGAAGGGTTGGCGCTTCGGCGCGTCTTGGAGGGGGGTGTTGATCGCTTTGGCGAAGCGCTCGGCGTCCCGGATCACTTCATCGGAGAAGGGCGGTTGAACCTTGCCAAAGTGCTTTCTTTCGAGAACGCAACGAGTGCTGAAGCAGTGATTTCTTTTCCCGTGGCTGAGAGCGTCGTGAACGGCTCTGTTGTGGTGAGAGGACGTGCGGGCGGGGAAGGTTTTTTGCTCGAAGAGGGGCCTGGTGATTACCCGAGTGCGTGGTCCACCATCAACAGCGGGACTCGTGTTTCCGAAGGAGAGCTGGGCGTGTGGGATACGACGCGCGTTCCGAACGGAAGGTATGCGCTGCGCCTCTCCGTGTGGGACAACGCAGGGGAGGCGCACGAGTGGGTGCACGTGCAGGTCGAGAACACACCTTGCAACGTGGGAAGCGAGCGTGAATGCGGGGGCGGCGTGGGTGTTGGTGCGTGCACTCCTGGCGTTGAGCGCTGCCTCGCTCCAGGGTTTTGGAGTGCGTGCGAGGGGCGGGTCGATCCGCAAAGCGAGGTTTGCGGTGATGGTGTTGATAATGATTGCGACAATGAAACTGACGAAGGCTGTTTTCTTTGTGACGACGCTGACGGAGATGGCACCGAGGGCAAGAGCGCAACGTGCACGTCAGGGAGGGATTGCGATGATTTGAATAGCTCGATTCATCCTGGCGCGAACGAGGTATGCAACAACCAAACCATTGATGAAGATTGCAGCGGCGCGTATTGCTTGCCAGGCGACCCGAATGAGGATTTCAAGGTGGACTTGTTTGATTTGACGCTGGTGGGGAGCACGTTTGGATGCAATGCTGCTGCGAGTCAGTGCTGGGATGCGAAGGCAAAGCGGGGGGATACGAACGCGGATGGCGTCGTGGACGTTGTCGATCTTTCGTCCATCAGTTCTTTTTTTGGATCTCGGTATGGTGCTAACGAGAGCGCATCTAATGCCTCTTCTCAAACGTGACCTGATTGGTGGAACGTGATTGGCGGAGAAGGCGTTGTAGCTATGACGCTGCCGTTATAGTGAGTAGCCGTGTAGGTCTGCTTGTTGCGTTAGCACGCCCTGCTTGGATGCGTCTCCTCTTGCATAACGTTTATATATCTACGGTGTTGGCCCTTTCTTGTGATGGGGCAGAGTAGGAGTAGTTCATCGTTGAATCTTCCGAAGAGAGAGGGCATCGAGGTCCCTGCGCGGTTTTGGAAGCGAATGCTCGCGTTCCTGCTTGACTTGTTTTTCCTCCGCCTCTTTGTCCTCGCTCCCTTTTCATCGTTGTTCGAGCAACGAGCGTCCACTTCGTTGTTGATGGAGGAGTCGCTCCCTGCTCCTGTAATGGCGGGTGCGTTCATTGTCGTCTTGCTGGTGTGGCTGTACTTCACGATGTTCCAGTTCGTCTTGAAGCAAACACCGGGTATGATGATTGCAGGCTTGTGGGTGCGTGGCCGCGTCGGGCTCGTGAAGGCAGCGGTGCGCAACCTGTTCATCTTGCCCGTGTTCCCGTTTTTCATATTATGGATTGTTGAGCCGGTCCACCTCTTGCTCAAGAAAGTTCGGTGGCTTGAAGTCGTGACTGAGACCAGGACGGTCGAGGTGTTCCGTGCATGAGGTGGCGTATGAATGTGATAACCTGTGAATGTGAGGATTGTCTATGAGTGTTTGCCAGAGTACAGAAGGATGTTACGTCGGATGTGAGGGTTTTGGCGTTGCTAAGTGCACGAACTGGACGGCGCTTTGTTCGCCGCCTGTTTCTCATATGAGGTGAAAGAATGGTCAAGAAGTATACAAGCAAAGTGCATGAGAAGGGCGAGTTGCCCCTCAGTAAGAAGGTGTGGGTGAGTTTGTTGCTCTTGCTAGCGTTTTTCTTCGTTGCTAGCATTCTCGCAAGCATTGTTTCGCTGAGTGATGTCTCCGTAGAAGGAAGCGGGAACGTTGCTCGCATCAAGTTACATGGCGTGATCACCGTTGATGACGGCCTTGGCACGTTTAGTCCTGACACCATCATTGCAGAAGATGTCGTTTCCTTGCTTGAGAAGGCCGATGAGGACGCGTCCATTAAAGCAGTGGTGTTAGATATTAACAGCCCCGGCGGATCTGCGGTGGCGAGTGATGAGATTGGAAGGGTTGTTCGTCGTTTGAATAAGACGGTCGTAGCAGTCATTCGAGAAGTAGGCGCGAGCGGGGGGTATTGGATTGCTAGCAATGCCGATTTCGTCGTGGCGAACAGGATGAGCATTACTGGCAGTATTGGCGTTACCTCGAGTTACTTGGGGTTTGGTGGTTTTCTTCGCGATCATAATGTGACGTACAACAGGTTAGTTGCGGGGAAGTTCAAGGACATGGGATCCCCGTTCAGAGAATTAACGGATGAAGAGCGTGCTTTGTTCCAGGAAAAACTCGACAGGATTCACTCGTTCTTCATTGAGGAGGTTGCGCAGAACAGGAATCTTTCGTTGGAGGAGGTGAAGAACCTCGCTACGGGCGAGGTGTACTTGGGTGTTGAGGCGCTTGATGCAGGGTTAGTCGATGCTCTGGGCGGTTTTGAGGAGGCTGAACAGTTTTTGGAGGAGGAGTTAGGAGAGGACGTTTCCTTTGTGACGTTTAAGAAGAAGAAGACGTTTCTTGATGTTATAGAGCAGGTGATTTCGGGCGGGTCCTTTGCGCTTTTGCACGGCGCCGTGGACGTTCCAGTCATGCGGACCTAAGAAGGTGATTGCAAAGGCGCAGGTTTTTTTTTTGAACTGGTGCTTTCCAGAGCCGCGTTTTCGTACTGCTCATTTCGGGCCAGTTTCCAAAGCAAGCAATGAGGCGTTCAGAACCATCCTAGAAAAAAAAAGTGCGGGCAGGTATCACGTCTCAAGTCATAATGTGGTGATGCTTGCCTTGTGTTGATTCTGGTTACCTGCTGCTGTCCGCTTGTCGTTCAAGTTCGAGCTTCTTCGCGATTGCTGCGGACTGGTTGCTGAGTTGGTATGCGTTGATGATTTCATCGGCGAGGCAAGAAGCAATGGTGCGTTTTGTGTTGAATGCTTTTTGTGCTGCCCCTTGGGTCATGAATTTGAGGGCGAGGTCGACGCGACGCTGCGGTGCACACTCAACGGGTTTGGGGTAGCGCGCCCCGCCATATTCAATAGTGATTATTTCTTCTCGTGGGGCCGCGTTCTCAATTGCTTTGACGAGGACGGCTACGGGGTTTTTGCCGAGCTTTTTTTCAATGAGCGAAAACGCTTTTTCAACGGTGGTGAATGCTTTTTCGGCTTTTCCTGTGTTGTGGCCGCTGCTGATGGTGTGTTTTTTTCCTTTGTGGCCGGTGACCATCACGCGGTTGATGAGGCGTTCGACAATGAATATCTTTGACTTGTGGAATCTGTTGCCTGCGTAGCGCGCTCCCGTTTTTGGAACGATAACCGGCGTTGTCTGAATGTAGTTGACAAGGCCGGGGTCATCGACGGTTATCCCGGTGCAGTCCCACTTGTTGAATGCTAAAACCTCGGTCATTGACGATGCGAAAACCCGGGTTTGTTTATAAAGCTTTTCCTCCGGGGTGGACGGTGGAGGGGGCGCAAACAAGCGCTATCAGGCGTTATCTGTTAATTCTTTTGGTTTCTTTTCTTCACAACACTTTTATAGTTTGGCAGTCCTTGCGTCCGTGTATGCCGTATTGTTCAAACATCTGCTCTCGTTTCGTTTGCTTGTGTTTCTTCGTGCTTCTTGGCATGCTCTTGATTGCTCTTGTTTCTTGTTCGAACGCTCCTCAGGGGGAGGGTGACGGCATGACGGCGCAGCAGCCAGGCTACGCCATCCCTGATTCTGCCTCTCCAGGTCTTCGCAAGAACAGTTCAGAGCGTGACGGATTGCAAGACGGCGTGCTCGCAAGGGAAGGAGAGGTGCGCTTCGGAAAGGACGTCTTCGTTGTTGAGTTTGCACGAACGCCGAAAGAGCGTCAGAAGGGTTTAATGGGGAGGGAGTCGTTGGGCGACCGAGAGGGTTTGCTCTTTGTTTTTGAGGATGATGCGCCCAGGACGTTTTGGATGAAAAACACGCTACTCCCCCTTGACATGATTTTTCTTGACCGGGAAGGGGTGGTAGTGCATCTTGAAGAGAACGCACAGCCTTGCCGCAAGGATCCGTGCCAGCTCTACACAAGCCCTGTTCCCGCACGATTTGTCCTTGAGGTAAAGGGGGGAGTTGCGCGGGCTGTTGGCATTCACGTGGGCGACAGAGCAGTGATTCGCAGTCTTGTTTGAGGTGAGCGAGAAGGAGGGTTGAGAGAAACTTTTTAAAGGAAAGGAGGTGTTGTTCTTTTTATGGCTTGGCAGGGCGCGTTAGGCGGGTTACACGTCGCCACGAAGAGCAATGCAGCGCGAGGGGCTGGTTTCTTGCTTGTTCTGTGCATGGCGGTGTTGTCGCTGGTCGTGCTTAGTTCTTGTACCGCGTGGGAGGCGCTGAAAGAGAAATCTTCGTTTCAGGAAGTGTGGAATAGTTCCGAGGAGTTCGTTCAGGATATTCGTAATGGGAGCGAGAGCGTTGTGGCGTTTCTGAACGGGACGAAGAAGGTTAACCAGTCTGAGGCGCGCTCGCTCGCTTTGGAAGCGTGGACTGCTCAGTTTTTGCAGGTGCAAAGCTTGCTCCGAGAGCTGGGTGCGCCTTTGCGATACAGCAAACAAGAGGTTGTTGAAAGCGCTGTTGTGGTGCGTGAAGAGCAGAGCGTGGGAGGGTATTGTTTTACGATAAGAACTGTTCTTGACGTGGAGCGTTTTGAGCGAAACAGATTTACCAAGTTTCCTAAGTCAGCGTGGGTTGGCGTTGACGGTGGTGTGCGGACGTTCACTGGCGTGTCTTGCAAGAATTCCTAACAGCGTGTTTAAGCACGCTTCTCTTATGCGGCTTTTGTGAAATGAAAGGTCGCATAA from Candidatus Woesearchaeota archaeon includes these protein-coding regions:
- the eif1A gene encoding translation initiation factor eIF-1A; this encodes MSKKEKLAQERAQAEQEEIRRAKLPRGNQTIGVLESRLGGSRCHVRCLDGKTRVCRIPGRLKRRLWVREGDFVLVEPWEFGGDERGDIIFKYRPTQVSFLKQQGYLDKLEDMDEF
- the sppA gene encoding signal peptide peptidase SppA, which codes for MVKKYTSKVHEKGELPLSKKVWVSLLLLLAFFFVASILASIVSLSDVSVEGSGNVARIKLHGVITVDDGLGTFSPDTIIAEDVVSLLEKADEDASIKAVVLDINSPGGSAVASDEIGRVVRRLNKTVVAVIREVGASGGYWIASNADFVVANRMSITGSIGVTSSYLGFGGFLRDHNVTYNRLVAGKFKDMGSPFRELTDEERALFQEKLDRIHSFFIEEVAQNRNLSLEEVKNLATGEVYLGVEALDAGLVDALGGFEEAEQFLEEELGEDVSFVTFKKKKTFLDVIEQVISGGSFALLHGAVDVPVMRT
- a CDS encoding 30S ribosomal protein S7 — translated: MTEVLAFNKWDCTGITVDDPGLVNYIQTTPVIVPKTGARYAGNRFHKSKIFIVERLINRVMVTGHKGKKHTISSGHNTGKAEKAFTTVEKAFSLIEKKLGKNPVAVLVKAIENAAPREEIITIEYGGARYPKPVECAPQRRVDLALKFMTQGAAQKAFNTKRTIASCLADEIINAYQLSNQSAAIAKKLELERQADSSR
- a CDS encoding DUF192 domain-containing protein, with amino-acid sequence MLKPRSLTMRKPGFVYKAFPPGWTVEGAQTSAIRRYLLILLVSFLHNTFIVWQSLRPCMPYCSNICSRFVCLCFFVLLGMLLIALVSCSNAPQGEGDGMTAQQPGYAIPDSASPGLRKNSSERDGLQDGVLAREGEVRFGKDVFVVEFARTPKERQKGLMGRESLGDREGLLFVFEDDAPRTFWMKNTLLPLDMIFLDREGVVVHLEENAQPCRKDPCQLYTSPVPARFVLEVKGGVARAVGIHVGDRAVIRSLV